CGTATGGCCCCGCCCGCCGGGCTGCGGAACAGATGCACATCCTCAAGCCGGCCGCGCTGGTTGTCCACGGCCTCCGAATAAAGCCGCCAGTCGCCGATATTGAGAAAAGCTTTGGGTTCCAGTCTCAGGCGGGTAATGCTTTCGGCCATCATGTGCTGGGAATTCTGGAATTTGGCGAACCCCGTGGGACTGACCCAGTTATTGACCCACAACAGCAGCCCCATGATCAATACCGAAAAAGCAAACAGCGGCCACACGATCTGGCGCACCGAAAACCCCGCCGCGCGCAGCGCCAGCAGTTCGCCCTGCTCGTTGAGTCCCGTAAGCGTAAGCAGCAGCGCCAGCTGAAAAGCCATCGGCACGCTGAGCGAGAAAACCATCGGCAGCAGGTAAGACATGCCGTACAGGATCCAGCCGAACGACGCGCCGATCATTACGGCCGTATTAAAAATCCGCGAAAACTGGTTCATGAAAAGCACCGCCGAAAAAATGACGAGCGCGAACCCCAGATAAGGCAGCATGGTGGCAATAAGATAGCGCGGGAAAGTTCTTTGCATACCGGGTTATT
The DNA window shown above is from Elusimicrobiaceae bacterium and carries:
- a CDS encoding LptF/LptG family permease, with product MQRTFPRYLIATMLPYLGFALVIFSAVLFMNQFSRIFNTAVMIGASFGWILYGMSYLLPMVFSLSVPMAFQLALLLTLTGLNEQGELLALRAAGFSVRQIVWPLFAFSVLIMGLLLWVNNWVSPTGFAKFQNSQHMMAESITRLRLEPKAFLNIGDWRLYSEAVDNQRGRLEDVHLFRSPAGGAIR